DNA sequence from the Kazachstania africana CBS 2517 chromosome 4, complete genome genome:
TCACCCACATATTCTAGAAATAATCAGCCGGGCAATTGGCTCACTCAGTTATTATATGGCAAAAGGCAAACTTATGACGTTGCTTCACGTGGCTTAAATGAAAAGGTTTGGCCTCTCAGTAATACAATGTCTTCTAAGATacaatataaaatttcaaaaccaATGCCACAACATATCCAAACACCTCAGAAATCTTTCAGTACCAATCGAGTGAGCCATGATGAGACTAATATCATAGACAAATTGCTTTATTCGAAACCTCCCAATTTATATCATATCGACTCTAAATTACCTTCTTCACTAAATCTAGGAAGAGACGCATCAAAAATACAGCCACAAACAATGGAAGTTGACCCAGAAAAGGGTTGGACTTATGATTCACCTTTATCTAAGTGGTTTCTTAGAGGAAGTACGTATTTTAAAGATCAAACAACCAGCTTGTCTGTTGCTACGTCTAAATTTACTCCAATTTTCCCTCTGAAACGActtaaaattatttcaaggGTTAACAAAGAAGATTCAAACTCagaaatcaatgaaaaatcacCAATCCTCTCTAATTCAGATCATTCTTTAATTGTTACACCTCTCTCATATGAGGAAAAGGCTTCCGCGAACTTTGTGCAAAGCCCTAATTCTGCTATTTATGGCACAATTTGGAGCCAGACACTACAACAACATGATCCTCATATTGAAGCGGAGcatgaaaagaataataaGTCAACTTTAGAGTCTCAACcgaaaaaaaagagaagggccagaagaaataatagaTTGGTGAAACATTTGGAAGATATATCTGGTAGCAAGCCTCTACCATTGACTCCTGGCTCAAAACAACGCAACCTTTTAGACAATTTAGTGGAGGGGACAGTGTACACTGTGATAGAAGGTTATAAGCCAAGGTTAACAGATGAAATAAGGATAGAGAGGGGTGAGtttgtcaaaattttgGCGACGCATACAGATGGATGGTGTTTAGTAGAGAAATGCACTCAGGATGGCTCTACAAGATCATTAATTAGTACGcacaataatgaaatcagAAATAAAAACTATATAAATGATGACCGTGGGATAGTTCCCGGAGATTGCTTAGAGCAACTGGtctaaatatataatttatctAGACTGCATaagaaagagaataaaGCATATTCAGCGCGTTTTTGTTAAGATTCTATAAAGTCATAAAGAGAATATATcacaaatatatattcagaGCGTcttaattgaaaatttcaactgGGTTGTTGATGTAGGTCTTTTCACCTGGTTGACCAGCTCTGGCACCGAAACATAATTGAGAGTGAACACCCCAGTTAGCTGGGATCTTTTCTGGTAAAGCGGCTCTGACAAGGTCGTTGTAATGTTGTAAATGAGCACCTAAACCTAAGGATTCAATAGCAGCCCAGGAGTTAATTTGAGAAGCACCGGAAGAGTGAGCACCTAAACGTGGGAAGACTTCAGCAAAAGCAGCAAAGTCAGATTGTAATTTCTTGGTGATGTTGTCATcagtgaagaaaatgacagAACCGTAAGCTTCGTCTCTGACGGATTCTGGTCTCTTCTTGGCACCAGCATCTGGCATGGCGCTGGCAACGTGATCCCAAACCTTCTTATGGGTTTCACCAGTCAAAACGACAGCACGAAGTAATTGACAGTTGAAAGCGGTTGGAGTTTCCTTGATGATTTGTTGAACAGCGTTTTGGACATGTTCTATGGTGACACCAGCTGGTAATTCTGGTTTTAGTTCATAGATGGTACGACGGGAGGCAATAGTGCTTAAGAAAGAGGAAGTAGAcattgttgttgtttttgtttgatGGTACGTttataaaaagaatatataaatgacAATAGAGAAATCAATTGCTCTTCATTAAGTTTGACGGAATCTGAACTACTTTatatatcttcattttttcagAATTCAAGTGCATTTATTGAGCGTCGTTTCACACCGTAACGTTGCTGATTAatctattttatttttttcatttgggTCTGATCGTAAGATTCAGACAAAATACTGTATCTAATTCTGGCGTTTCTGTAGAACCGAAGTCTCGACAGTTCCTCCGCTATTTTCTTAGGAAAACCAGGCACACACCCCGTACTATGATGAAGGCACGCTGCTAGTtcgagaaaaatgaaaaaagaaatcacTCGAAAAAAAGACCATTACAtaaaatttaccaaatttcCACCTTGATTTCTGTTGACGATGGACCATGCTGTCAAATTGTC
Encoded proteins:
- the FUS1 gene encoding Fus1p (similar to Saccharomyces cerevisiae FUS1 (YCL027W); ancestral locus Anc_1.48); translated protein: MLTTLSTFTRTLTTSSILKSSSTASSIGGSQTSAKGSASETATKVGLTLSTYVATEAKSNSSTTVALSIGIPVGVFCLAFVLFLGYFYYKKNVMINTGGPLSPTYSRNNQPGNWLTQLLYGKRQTYDVASRGLNEKVWPLSNTMSSKIQYKISKPMPQHIQTPQKSFSTNRVSHDETNIIDKLLYSKPPNLYHIDSKLPSSLNLGRDASKIQPQTMEVDPEKGWTYDSPLSKWFLRGSTYFKDQTTSLSVATSKFTPIFPLKRLKIISRVNKEDSNSEINEKSPILSNSDHSLIVTPLSYEEKASANFVQSPNSAIYGTIWSQTLQQHDPHIEAEHEKNNKSTLESQPKKKRRARRNNRLVKHLEDISGSKPLPLTPGSKQRNLLDNLVEGTVYTVIEGYKPRLTDEIRIERGEFVKILATHTDGWCLVEKCTQDGSTRSLISTHNNEIRNKNYINDDRGIVPGDCLEQLV
- the KAFR0D00490 gene encoding uncharacterized protein (similar to Saccharomyces cerevisiae FRM2 (YCL026C-A); ancestral locus Anc_1.49) codes for the protein MSTSSFLSTIASRRTIYELKPELPAGVTIEHVQNAVQQIIKETPTAFNCQLLRAVVLTGETHKKVWDHVASAMPDAGAKKRPESVRDEAYGSVIFFTDDNITKKLQSDFAAFAEVFPRLGAHSSGASQINSWAAIESLGLGAHLQHYNDLVRAALPEKIPANWGVHSQLCFGARAGQPGEKTYINNPVEIFN